CTCCAACCAATGGTCGCGCGGCACCAGAAAGTTGTGCTCGTTGGCTTTGCCATACCGGCTGCGCCAGTCCCGGAATTTGCGCGAGGCCAGTCCGATCCACCGCAGCAGTTGCTCGTAACAGATCTCCGTCCGTTCCGACCAATGCCTTACGAAATCCACCAACTCGTCCCGAATGTCGTGTGCGATCCATGCCTGGTTCAAAGCTCCCCAATGTCTTTTTTTAAGCGGATATACTCCTCCATCAACTCCGAGAGCACCTCATGCTTGCGTTGGAGCTTGGACTCCAGCCCTTGCACCTCCTTCTCCCATTTGGTCTCACTACGAGCGTTGCCCGATCCTTCAAAGGCTCGCGCCCCGTTCTCGAAAAAGGTCCGCTGCCATTGGTAAAACAGGCTGGGGTTCATTTTGTATTGCTCGCACAAATCGGAGACCGGTTTGCCTTCCAGCAAATGCAAGCGGAGGATTTTGACTTTGTCTTGGGCACTGAAGTGCCGCCGTTCAGATTGACTCATATCACTGTGCCTTTCTATGCGGCATCAGTGAGTAAGCTCAATCCCCAAACCGGCGTTTTCGACTGAAGCAGAA
The DNA window shown above is from Verrucomicrobiota bacterium and carries:
- a CDS encoding transposase, with product MSQSERRHFSAQDKVKILRLHLLEGKPVSDLCEQYKMNPSLFYQWQRTFFENGARAFEGSGNARSETKWEKEVQGLESKLQRKHEVLSELMEEYIRLKKDIGEL